One Vigna unguiculata cultivar IT97K-499-35 chromosome 7, ASM411807v1, whole genome shotgun sequence genomic region harbors:
- the LOC114191210 gene encoding eukaryotic translation initiation factor 2 subunit alpha homolog, which translates to MGPNLECRMYEARYPEVDMAVMIQVKNIADMGAYVSLLEYNNIEGMILFSELSRRRIRSVNSLIKVGRIEPVMVLRVDKEKGYIDLSKRRVSEEDIQACEERYNKSKLVHSIMRHVAETLNIDLEELYVHIGWPLYRKYGHAFEAFKIIVTDPDSVLNTLTREIGTMETPLQPGWKTPMLDRYDMFVM; encoded by the exons ATGGGTCCGAACCTAGAATGTCGTATGTACGAGGCGAGGTACCCGGAGGTGGACATGGCGGTGATGATACAGGTGAAGAACATCGCGGACATGGGCGCCTACGTGTCACTTCTGGAGTACAACAACATCGAGGGCATGATCTTGTTCTCGGAGCTCTCCCGCCGTCGGATTCGCAGCGTCAACAGCCTCATCAAGGTGGGGCGCATCGAGCCCGTCATGGTCCTCCGTGTCGACAAGGAAAAGGGTTACATCGATCTCAGCAAGCGTAGGGTCTCGGAAGAGGACATTCAGGCCTGCGAGGAGAGGTACAACAAGAGCAAGCTCGTCCACTCCATCATGCGCCACGTTGCCGAAACCCTCAACATCGATTTGGAG GAGCTCTATGTTCACATTGGATGGCCTTTATATCGCAAATATGGTCATGCTTTTGAG GCTTTCAAAATAATTGTCACTGATCCTGATTCTGTTTTGAATACGCTCACCCGTGAGATCg GGACAATGGAGACGCCTTTGCAACCAGGTTGGAAAACGCCCATGCTGGACCGATACGACATGTTTGTAATGTAG
- the LOC114192457 gene encoding TBC1 domain family member 15 isoform X1, with translation MIGCGGLFGVLMKSSGTTELNAFYPIRPECQADVPAPRFKPRAGKTLSQRRWLASFSADGHLDIAKVLRRIQRGGVHPSIKGEVWEFLLGCYDPNSSLEERNELKQRRRGQYDMWKAECQRMVPVIGSGKFITTPLIDDDGQIIDPSLVTVQTLDKKVLQWLQLLHQIGLDVVRTDRALVFYESEDNQAKLWDVLSVYAWLDNDIGYVQGMNDICSPIIILIENEADCYWCFDRAMRRMRENFRCSASSMGVQSQLATLSQIIKTVDPKLHHHLEDLDGGEYLFAFRMLMVLFRREFSFADTLYLWELMWGMEYNPNIFINYEDPDSKTKDPSPANDKVLKQYGKFERKNVKTGHTEEHSALAVFLVASVLEIKNRRILNEAKGVDDVVKILGDITSNLDAKKACTEALKIQKKYLSKAKK, from the exons ATGATTGGTTGTGGGGGACTGTTTGGGGTTCTTATGAAGAGTTCTGGAACTACTGAGTTGAATGCTTTCTACCCCATTAGACCAGAATGCCAAGCAGATGTTCCCGCCCCTCGTTTTAAACCAAGG GCTGGCAAAACTCTAAGTCAAAGAAGATGGCTAGCATCATTCTCTGCAGATGGTCACTTGGATATTGCAAAAGTCCTACGACGAATTCAGCGAGGG ggTGTCCATCCTTCAATCAAAGGGGAAGTGTGGGAGTTCTTGCTAGGTTGCTATGATCCTAATAGTTCACTTGAAGAACGGAATGAGCTCAAGCAACGCAGGAg GGGGCAGTATGATATGTGGAAAGCTGAATGTCAAAGGATGGTCCCAGTCATTGGTTCTGGAAAATTTATTACTACACCCCTCATTGATGACGATGGTCAGATAATAGATCCTTCTTTGGTAACTGTCCAGACTTTAGACAAGAAAGTTTTGCAGTGGTTGCAGTTATTACATCAGATCG GCCTGGATGTTGTTCGAACAGATCGGGCACTTGTCTTTTATGAGAGTGAAGATAATCAAGCAAAACTTTGGGATGTGCTATCAGTTTATGCTTGGTTGGACAATGATATTGGTTATGTACAAG GAATGAATGATATTTGCTCACCTATAATTATTCTTATTGAGAATGAAGCAGATTGCTACTGGTGCTTTGACCGTGCAATGCGAAGGATG aGAGAGAACTTCAGGTGCAGTGCAAGTTCAATGGGGGTCCAATCTCAGTTAGCTACACTCTCACAGATAATAAAAACAGTTGATCCTAAGCTTCATCATCACCTTG AGGATTTAGATGGAGGAGAGTATCTCTTTGCATTTCGCATGCTTATGGTTCTTTTCCGAAGAGAATTTTCTTTTGCAGATACTTTATACCTTTGGGAG TTGATGTGGGGCATGGAATACAACCCAAATATCTTCATAAATTATGAGGATCCAGATTCTAAAACAAAAGATCCCTCACCAGCAAACGACAAAGTTTTGAAGCAATATGGaaaatttgagagaaaaaatgtGAAGACTGGCCATACAGAGGAACATAGTGCACTGGCTGTTTTTCTTGTTGCAAGCGTTCTTGAGATCAAGAATAGACGGATTTTGAACGAAGCCAAGGGTGTTGATGACGTTGTCAAG ATCTTAGGTGACATCACCTCAAATCTTGATGCTAAAAAGGCATGCACTGAAGCACtgaaaattcagaaaaaataCCTGAGCAAG GCCAAGAAGTGA
- the LOC114192457 gene encoding TBC1 domain family member 15 isoform X2, translated as MIGCGGLFGVLMKSSGTTELNAFYPIRPECQADVPAPRFKPRAGKTLSQRRWLASFSADGHLDIAKVLRRIQRGGVHPSIKGEVWEFLLGCYDPNSSLEERNELKQRRRGQYDMWKAECQRMVPVIGSGKFITTPLIDDDGQIIDPSLVTVQTLDKKVLQWLQLLHQIGLDVVRTDRALVFYESEDNQAKLWDVLSVYAWLDNDIGYVQGMNDICSPIIILIENEADCYWCFDRAMRRMRENFRCSASSMGVQSQLATLSQIIKTVDPKLHHHLEDLDGGEYLFAFRMLMVLFRREFSFADTLYLWEIVSS; from the exons ATGATTGGTTGTGGGGGACTGTTTGGGGTTCTTATGAAGAGTTCTGGAACTACTGAGTTGAATGCTTTCTACCCCATTAGACCAGAATGCCAAGCAGATGTTCCCGCCCCTCGTTTTAAACCAAGG GCTGGCAAAACTCTAAGTCAAAGAAGATGGCTAGCATCATTCTCTGCAGATGGTCACTTGGATATTGCAAAAGTCCTACGACGAATTCAGCGAGGG ggTGTCCATCCTTCAATCAAAGGGGAAGTGTGGGAGTTCTTGCTAGGTTGCTATGATCCTAATAGTTCACTTGAAGAACGGAATGAGCTCAAGCAACGCAGGAg GGGGCAGTATGATATGTGGAAAGCTGAATGTCAAAGGATGGTCCCAGTCATTGGTTCTGGAAAATTTATTACTACACCCCTCATTGATGACGATGGTCAGATAATAGATCCTTCTTTGGTAACTGTCCAGACTTTAGACAAGAAAGTTTTGCAGTGGTTGCAGTTATTACATCAGATCG GCCTGGATGTTGTTCGAACAGATCGGGCACTTGTCTTTTATGAGAGTGAAGATAATCAAGCAAAACTTTGGGATGTGCTATCAGTTTATGCTTGGTTGGACAATGATATTGGTTATGTACAAG GAATGAATGATATTTGCTCACCTATAATTATTCTTATTGAGAATGAAGCAGATTGCTACTGGTGCTTTGACCGTGCAATGCGAAGGATG aGAGAGAACTTCAGGTGCAGTGCAAGTTCAATGGGGGTCCAATCTCAGTTAGCTACACTCTCACAGATAATAAAAACAGTTGATCCTAAGCTTCATCATCACCTTG AGGATTTAGATGGAGGAGAGTATCTCTTTGCATTTCGCATGCTTATGGTTCTTTTCCGAAGAGAATTTTCTTTTGCAGATACTTTATACCTTTGGGAG ATTGTTTCCAGTTGA
- the LOC114191029 gene encoding casein kinase 1-like protein 10 isoform X2, with amino-acid sequence MEHVIGGKFKLGRKIGSGSFGELYLGVNIQTGEEVAVKLEPVKTRHPQLHYESKLYMLLQGGTGIPHLKWFGIEGDYNVMVIDLLGPSLEDLFNYCNRKFSLKTVLMLADQLINRVEYMHSRGFLHRDIKPDNFLMGLGRKANQVYAIDYGLAKKYRDLQTHRHIPYRENKNLTGTARYASVNTHLGIEQSRRDDLESLGYVLMYFLRGSLPWQGLKAGTKKQKYDKISETKVSTPIEVLCKSYPSEFVSYFHYCRSLRFEDKPDYSYLKRLFRDLFIREGYQFDYIFDWTMLKYPQISSSSRGRHGTGKAAVQASPHVQKPEKISVGKDIREKFSGAVEAFSRRNPAGSSPHVDHVKQRSFEDVPVQKDTHYGQHNTGRYGSSSRKAMITSNKPVSSGDHTGRPTMTGSRPSGAHRIQPAYDTKQANYARGGGGGGGGGGGGGARGHRDDPLRSFELLNIRK; translated from the exons ATGGAGCATGTGATTGGTGGCAAGTTTAAATTGGGAAGGAAAATTGGGAGCGGGTCTTTTGGGGAGCTCTATTTAG GTGTTAATATACAAACTGGAGAGGAGGTGGCTGTTAAGCTG GAGCCTGTGAAGACCAGGCATCCACAGCTTCACTATGAGTCAAAACTGTATATGCTTCTTCAAGGAGGAA CGGGGATTCCCCACCTCAAGTGGTTTGGAATTGAGGGAGACTACAATGTCATGGTTATTGACCTTCTTGGACCAAgtttggaagatttgttcaaTTATTGTAACCGGAAGTTCTCGTTGAAGACAGTTTTAATGCTTGCTGATCAGTTG ATTAACAGAGTTGAATATATGCATTCCAGAGGTTTCCTTCACCGTGACATCAAGCCCGACAATTTCTTAATGGGTCTAGGACGGAAAGCAAATCAA GTGTATGCCATTGATTATGGCCTTGCAAAAAAATATAGGGATCTTCAGACTCATAGGCACATACCATACAG GGAAAACAAGAACCTTACAGGTACAGCACGCTATGCAAGTGTCAACACTCATCTTGGAATTG AACAAAGCAGAAGGGATGATCTGGAATCTCTTGGTTACGTGCTCATGTATTTCTTAAGAGGAAG tcTTCCCTGGCAGGGACTGAAGGCTggcaccaaaaaacaaaaatatgataaaatcaGTGAGACAAAGGTGTCAACTCCCATAGAG GTGCTTTGCAAATCTTATCCCTCTGAATTTGTATCATACTTCCACTATTGCCGTTCATTGCGATTTGAGGACAAACCagattattcatatttaaagaGACTTTTCCGAGACCTGTTTATTAGAGAAG GCTATCAGTTTGACTACATTTTCGACTGGACTATGTTAAAGTATCCACAGATCAGTAGTAGCTCAAGAGGACGG CATGGCACTGGCAAGGCAGCTGTGCAAGCAAGTCCACATGTACAAAAGCCAGAAAAAATATCAG TTGGGAAAGACATTCGAGAGAAATTCTCTGGTGCAGTTGAAGCATTCTCCAGGAGGAATCCTGCAGGTTCAAGTCCTCATGTTGATCACGTCAAACAGAGGAGTTTTGAGGATGTACCGGTGCAAAAGGATACG CACTATGGCCAGCACAATACTGGTCGATATGGCAGCAGTTCTAGAAAAGCCATGATCACATCAAACAAGCCAGTTTCCTCAGGTGACCATACTGGCAGGCCAACCATGACTGGGAGCCGTCCATCTGGTGCTCATAGAATTCAACCGGCATACGACACCAAACAAGCAAATTATGCACGCGGTGGCGGTGGCGGTGGCGGTGGCGGTGGCGGTGGCGGTGCCAGAGGCCACCGCGATGATCCTCTGAGAAGCTTTGAGCTCCTCAACATCAGGAAGTAA
- the LOC114191029 gene encoding casein kinase 1-like protein 10 isoform X1: MEHVIGGKFKLGRKIGSGSFGELYLGVNIQTGEEVAVKLEPVKTRHPQLHYESKLYMLLQGGTGIPHLKWFGIEGDYNVMVIDLLGPSLEDLFNYCNRKFSLKTVLMLADQLINRVEYMHSRGFLHRDIKPDNFLMGLGRKANQVYAIDYGLAKKYRDLQTHRHIPYRENKNLTGTARYASVNTHLGIEQSRRDDLESLGYVLMYFLRGSLPWQGLKAGTKKQKYDKISETKVSTPIEVLCKSYPSEFVSYFHYCRSLRFEDKPDYSYLKRLFRDLFIREGYQFDYIFDWTMLKYPQISSSSRGRQHGTGKAAVQASPHVQKPEKISVGKDIREKFSGAVEAFSRRNPAGSSPHVDHVKQRSFEDVPVQKDTHYGQHNTGRYGSSSRKAMITSNKPVSSGDHTGRPTMTGSRPSGAHRIQPAYDTKQANYARGGGGGGGGGGGGGARGHRDDPLRSFELLNIRK, encoded by the exons ATGGAGCATGTGATTGGTGGCAAGTTTAAATTGGGAAGGAAAATTGGGAGCGGGTCTTTTGGGGAGCTCTATTTAG GTGTTAATATACAAACTGGAGAGGAGGTGGCTGTTAAGCTG GAGCCTGTGAAGACCAGGCATCCACAGCTTCACTATGAGTCAAAACTGTATATGCTTCTTCAAGGAGGAA CGGGGATTCCCCACCTCAAGTGGTTTGGAATTGAGGGAGACTACAATGTCATGGTTATTGACCTTCTTGGACCAAgtttggaagatttgttcaaTTATTGTAACCGGAAGTTCTCGTTGAAGACAGTTTTAATGCTTGCTGATCAGTTG ATTAACAGAGTTGAATATATGCATTCCAGAGGTTTCCTTCACCGTGACATCAAGCCCGACAATTTCTTAATGGGTCTAGGACGGAAAGCAAATCAA GTGTATGCCATTGATTATGGCCTTGCAAAAAAATATAGGGATCTTCAGACTCATAGGCACATACCATACAG GGAAAACAAGAACCTTACAGGTACAGCACGCTATGCAAGTGTCAACACTCATCTTGGAATTG AACAAAGCAGAAGGGATGATCTGGAATCTCTTGGTTACGTGCTCATGTATTTCTTAAGAGGAAG tcTTCCCTGGCAGGGACTGAAGGCTggcaccaaaaaacaaaaatatgataaaatcaGTGAGACAAAGGTGTCAACTCCCATAGAG GTGCTTTGCAAATCTTATCCCTCTGAATTTGTATCATACTTCCACTATTGCCGTTCATTGCGATTTGAGGACAAACCagattattcatatttaaagaGACTTTTCCGAGACCTGTTTATTAGAGAAG GCTATCAGTTTGACTACATTTTCGACTGGACTATGTTAAAGTATCCACAGATCAGTAGTAGCTCAAGAGGACGG CAGCATGGCACTGGCAAGGCAGCTGTGCAAGCAAGTCCACATGTACAAAAGCCAGAAAAAATATCAG TTGGGAAAGACATTCGAGAGAAATTCTCTGGTGCAGTTGAAGCATTCTCCAGGAGGAATCCTGCAGGTTCAAGTCCTCATGTTGATCACGTCAAACAGAGGAGTTTTGAGGATGTACCGGTGCAAAAGGATACG CACTATGGCCAGCACAATACTGGTCGATATGGCAGCAGTTCTAGAAAAGCCATGATCACATCAAACAAGCCAGTTTCCTCAGGTGACCATACTGGCAGGCCAACCATGACTGGGAGCCGTCCATCTGGTGCTCATAGAATTCAACCGGCATACGACACCAAACAAGCAAATTATGCACGCGGTGGCGGTGGCGGTGGCGGTGGCGGTGGCGGTGGCGGTGCCAGAGGCCACCGCGATGATCCTCTGAGAAGCTTTGAGCTCCTCAACATCAGGAAGTAA